Proteins encoded in a region of the Aythya fuligula isolate bAytFul2 chromosome 13, bAytFul2.pri, whole genome shotgun sequence genome:
- the TENT5D gene encoding terminal nucleotidyltransferase 5D: MTEDLDHRFSSLTWDQIKILDQVLAEVIPIHGRGNFPTLEVKPKDIIRVVKEQLIEKQITVRDIRLNGSTASHILVKQNGTSYKDLDIIFGVELPSELEFQVVKEAVLNCLLDFLPKCVNKEKITAQTMKDAYVQKMVKVSTDHDRWSLISLSNNSGKNVELKFVNSLRRQFEFSVDSFQIILDSILNVYRETDCKLAEDSHPTVIAESMYGDFNEAMDHLKYKLISTRNPEEIRGGGLLKYSNLLVRDFKPADEAEIKSLERYMCSRFFIDFPDVAEQQRKIESYLRNHFIGEEKSKYDYLMTLRGVVNESTVCLMGHERRQTLNMITILALKVLGEQNIIPNAANVTCYYQPAPYISDRNFSNYYIAHGQPPIIYQPYPFHIPMQSGMV; the protein is encoded by the coding sequence ATGACCGAGGACTTAGACCACAGATTCAGTAGTCTCACCTGGGATCAGATTAAAATCTTGGATCAAGTCTTAGCGGAGGTAATACCTATTCACGGGAGAGGGAATTTTCCAACACTGGAAGTAAAACCCAAGGATATAATTCGTGTGGTGAAAGAACAGCTCATCGAGAAGCAAATCACTGTTCGAGATATCCGCCTGAACGGTTCAACAGCTAGCCACATCCTAGTGAAGCAGAATGGAACTAGTTATAAGGACCTAGATATCATTTTTGGGGTGGAACTTCCAAGTGAGCTCGAGTTCCAGGTTGTTAAGGAAGCAGTTCTTAATTGCCTATTGGACTTCTTGCCGAAATGtgtgaataaggaaaaaatcactGCCCAGACCATGAAAGATGCCTACGTGCAGAAAATGGTCAAAGTCTCTACCGACCACGACCGCTGGAGTCTCATCTCACTGTCAAACAACAGCGGCAAGAATGTAGAGTTAAAGTTTGTCAACTCGCTCAGACGGCAGTTCGAGTTCAGCGTGGACTCCTTCCAAATCATTCTGGACTCCATACTAAATGTTTACAGAGAAACAGACTGCAAACTAGCAGAGGACTCTCACCCCACTGTTATTGCAGAGAGTATGTATGGAGACTTCAATGAAGCAATGGACCATTTAAAGTACAAGCTGATCTCCACGAGGAACCCTGAGGAGATCAGAGGAGGCGGCCTTCTGAAGTACAGCAATCTCCTGGTTCGTGACTTCAAGCCAGCAGATGAGGCTGAAATTAAATCTCTGGAACGTTACATGTGCTCCAGATTCTTCATTGATTTTCCAGATGTTGCTgagcagcaaaggaaaattgAGTCATATCTGCGCAACCACTTcattggggaagaaaaaagcaagtaTGACTACTTGATGACTCTGCGTGGAGTTGTAAATGAGAGCACAGTCTGTCTCATGGGACACGAACGAAGACAAACTCTGAATATGATTACAATTCTTGCTTTAAAAGTGCTGGGAGAACAAAATATCATCCCAAATGCAGCTAATGTAACATGCTATTATCAGCCTGCTCCATATATCAGTGACAGAAACTTCAGCAATTACTACATTGCTCATGGACAACCGCCTATCATCTACCAGCCATACCCATTTCACATACCAATGCAAAGCGGCATGGTTTAG